The proteins below are encoded in one region of Xenopus laevis strain J_2021 chromosome 8L, Xenopus_laevis_v10.1, whole genome shotgun sequence:
- the LOC121397210 gene encoding uncharacterized protein LOC121397210 isoform X1, translated as MADPDLVLTKLHKEVSLGRMAGPFEEPPLAGLRVSPLGLVPKKEPGKLRLIHHLSHPRGDSVNDAIDSELAKVCYTSFDEAVRLVREAGRGALMAKADIESAFRLLPVHRESLHLLGCFFAGGYYVDRSLPMGCSISCSYFEAFSTFLEWVVRQRAGVDAIIHYLDDFLCVGPGNSTLCAILLQRLQEVTAEFGVPLAQEKTEGPYTCLRFLGIEIDSIRQECRIPKDKIEGLTEEVKYARVARKLTLRQLQSLLGKLNFTCRVIPMGRVFSRGLSLATAGVQQPHHFIRLNKGHKADLEVWLTFLQEYNGRSYWLSDPKSNRDLDLFTDASGALGFGAYFKGAWCAAPWPQHWVAARSTVNLNLLELFPIVVAVEIWGRQLANNSVVFHSDNMSTVMAINNLKSGSRPVLGLLRHLVLRCLQLNIAFRARHVPGCDNNVADALSRFQWDKFRELVPEADIQGTPCPDLVWHLL; from the coding sequence ATGGCGGACCCGGATTTGGTTCTTACAAAGTTACACAAGGAAGTGTCATTGGGTAGGATGGCCGGCCCGTTTGAAGAACCACCATTGGCGGGTTTGAGAGTATCCCCATTGGGCTTGGTGCCCAAGAAAGAGCCAGGAAAATTAAGGCTAATCCACCATTTATCACACCCAAGGGGCGATTCAGTGAACGATGCAATTGACAGTGAACTGGCAAAAGTTTGTTATACATCATTCGATGAAGCAGTGCGGTTGGTTAGAGAGGCGGGCAGGGGCGCTTTGATGGCAAAAGCCGACATTGAGTCGGCATTCAGACTCCTGCCGGTTCATCGTGAGTCGCTTCATTTACTGGGTTGTTTTTTCGCTGGAGGTTACTATGTGGATAGGAGCTTACCAATGGGCTGTTCAATTTCTTGCTCATATTTTGAGGCTTTCAGCACTTTTTTGGAATGGGTGGTACGACAGAGGGCTGGAGTGGATGCGATAATTCACTATTTGGACGATTTTCTTTGCGTGGGCCCCGGGAATTCGACTCTCTGTGCGATATTGCTACAGAGGCTACAAGAAGTTACGGCCGAATTTGGGGTGCCATTAGCACAAGAAAAAACTGAAGGCCCATACACTTGCCTGAGATTTTTGGGCATAGAGATAGACAGTATTCGACAGGAGTGCAGGATTCCAAAAGACAAGATAGAGGGGCTTACAGAGGAGGTGAAATATGCGCGGGTAGCAAGGAAGCTGACCTTGAGGCAACTGCAGTCCCTTTTGGGAAAATTGAATTTTACCTGCAGAGTAATCCCTATGGGCAGGGTTTTTTCGAGAGGCCTGTCGTTGGCTACGGCGGGAGTACAGCAACCTCACCATTTTATTCGCCTTAACAAAGGCCACAAGGCTGATTTAGAGGTTTGGTTGACATTCTTACAGGAATACAATGGGCGGTCCTATTGGTTGTCTGACCCTAAGTCCAACAGGGATTTGGATCTGTTCACGGATGCATCCGGAGCACTGGGCTTTGGGGCATATTTCAAGGGCGCCTGGTGCGCTGCACCGTGGCCACAACATTGGGTAGCAGCTCGATCGACAGTGAATTTAAACCTGTTGGAGTTGTTTCCTATCGTAGTGGCAGTGGAAATTTGGGGGCGGCAATTGGCCAACAACTCAGTGGTATTTCACTCAGACAATATGTCCACTGTTATGGCAATAAATAACTTGAAATCAGGATCGCGCCCAGTGCTGGGGCTACTGAGACATTTGGTACTGCGTTGCCTTCAGCTTAATATTGCCTTTAGAGCAAGACATGTACCGGGGTGTGATAACAATGTTGCTGATGCGTTATCTCGTTTTCAGTGGGACAAGTTTCGGGAGCTGGTGCCAGAAGCGGATATCCAGGGAACACCTTGCCCGGACCTCGTTTGGCATCTACTATAG